In Oryza brachyantha chromosome 1, ObraRS2, whole genome shotgun sequence, the following are encoded in one genomic region:
- the LOC102711200 gene encoding NADP-dependent malic enzyme-like, which produces MAGRGEGNDAATVGVVTGGVEDAYGEDRATEDQPITPWAVCVASGHSLLRDPRHNKGLSFTEKERDAHYLRGLLPPVVLPQELQEKRLLQNMRQFPVPLQRYMALMDLQERNERLFYKLLIDNVEELLPVVYTPTVGEACQKYGSIFRRPQGLYISLKEKGRILEVLRNWPEKSIQVVVVTDGERILGLGDLGCQGMGIPVGKLALYTALGGVRPSACLPITIDVGTNNEDLLKDEFYIGLRQKRATGQEYSDLLNEFMDAVKQNYGQKVLVQFEDFANHNAFTLLEKYRANNLVFNDDIQGTAAVVLAGLIAGQKFVGGTLADHTFLFFGAGEAGTGIAELVALEISNQSKIPVEEARKKIWLLDSKGLIVSSRKDSIQPFKKRYAHEHEPVKNLLDAVKAIKPTALIGSAGVGQSFTKEVIEAMSSINERPIILALSNPTSQSECTAEQAYSWSKGRAIFGSGSPFDPVKYNNKLFVPAQANNAYIFPGFGLGVVISGAIRVKDEMILAAAEALADQVTPDHIDKGLIYPPFSCIRKISANIAARVAAKAYDLGLASHLLRPKDLVNYAESCMYSPVYRSYR; this is translated from the exons ATGGCGGGGCGTGGCGAGGGGAACGATGCTGCGACGGTGGGGGTGGTtaccggcggcgtggaggacGCCTACGGCGAGGACCGCGCCACCGAGGACCAGCCCATCACGCCGTGGGCCGTCTGCGTCGCCAG TGGGCACTCTCTGCTGAGGGATCCACGGCACAACAAGGGACTCTCGTTCACGGAGAAAGAACGGGACGCGCACTACCTGAGGGGGTTGCTGCCTCCAGTAGTCCTGCCTCAAGAACTTCAG GAGAAGAGGCTGCTGCAAAACATGCGGCAGTTCCCGGTCCCTCTGCAGCGTTACATGGCTCTGATGGACCTTCAG GAGAGGAATGAGAGGCTTTTCTACAAGCTCCTGATCGACAACGTTGAGGAATTGCTCCCTGTCGTGTACACACCGACGGTGGGTGAGGCTTGCCAGAAGTACGGATCGATCTTTAGACGACCACAGGGTTTGTACATCAGTCTTAAAGAAAA GGGGAGAATATTGGAGGTACTGAGGAACTGGCCAGAGAAGAGCATTCAGGTTGTTGTCGTTACTGATGGTGAGCGCATTTTAGGTCTTGGGGATCTTGGTTGCCAG GGTATGGGAATTCCTGTGGGGAAGCTTGCACTATACACAGCCCTTGGAGGTGTCCGGCCTTCTGCC TGCTTACCTATCACAATTGATGTGGGAACAAACAATGAGGATTTACTAAAGGATGAATTCTACATTGGATTAAGACAAAAAAGAGCCACTGGCCAG GAATATAGTGATCTTCTGAATGAATTCATGGATGCTGTTAAGCAGAACTATGGACAGAAGGTTCTAGTCCAG tTTGAAGACTTTGCAAACCACAATGCATTTACCCTTCTTGAGAAGTACCGTGCAAACAATCTTGTCTTCAATGATGATATTCAG GGAACAGCTGCTGTGGTGCTTGCAGGCCTCATTGCTGGTCAGAAGTTTGTCGGTGGGACTTTAGCTGATCACACATTCTTATTCTTTGGTGCAGGAGAA GCTGGTACAGGCATTGCTGAACTAGTGGCCCTCGAGATATCAAATCAG TCCAAAATTCCAGTGGAAGAGGCTCGCAAAAAGATCTGGCTACTTGATTCAAAG GGATTGATTGTCAGTTCACGTAAAGATTCTATTCAGCCTTTTAAGAAGCGATATGCGCATGAGCATGAACCAGTCAAAAATCTATTGGATGCTGTCAAG GCTATCAAACCAACTGCATTGATAGGTTCAGCTGGTGTGGGTCAAAGTTTCACAAAAGAGGTGATTGAGGCTATGAGTTCAATTAACGAG AGACCAATCATACTCGCACTATCCAATCCAACATCACAATCTGAATGTACTGCTGAGCAAGCATATTCATGGAGTAAG GGTCGTGCAATTTTTGGGAGTGGAAGTCCATTTGATCCAGTGAAATACAATAACAAGCTTTTTGTGCCAGCACAG GCaaacaatgcatatatattcccAGGATTTGGCCTAGGCGTGGTGATTTCAGGAGCGATAAGGGTGAAAGATGAAATGATCCTTGCTGCTG CTGAAGCCTTAGCTGACCAGGTGACCCCAGATCATATTGACAAAGGCCTGATCTATCCGCCATTTTCCTGCATCAGGAAGATATCAGCCAACATCGCAGCTCGCGTTGCTGCAAAAGCATATGACCTTG GATTGGCTAGCCATCTCCTTCGCCCAAAAGACTTGGTGAATTACGCTGAGAGCTGCATGTACAGCCCCGTCTACCGTTCTTACAGATGA
- the LOC102709136 gene encoding pseudo histidine-containing phosphotransfer protein 1, whose product MDYSNLRRQAASMKKSLFDQGYLDEQFCQVEDLQDEASPNFVEEVVTLFFKDSGRLMSNIEQALEKYPRDFSRWDAYMQQLKGSCSSIGASRMKNECMSFRDSCGQGNVEGCMRSFQKVKREHAVLRQKLESYFQLLRQAGPAGAATRPVM is encoded by the exons ATGGATTATTCTAATTTGCGACGCCAAGCTGCATCCATGAAAAAGAGCCTCTTTGATCAG GGCTACCTAGATGAGCAATTTTGTCAGGTGGAAGATTTACAGGATGAAGCTAGTCCTAATTTTGTGGAAGAAGTTGTTACTTTGTTCTTTAAGGACTCAGGCAGGCTAATGTCAAACATTGAGCAAGCTCT GGAGAAGTATCCAAGAGATTTCAGCAGGTGGGATGCATATATGCAGCAACTAAAAGGCAGCTGCTCCAG CATTGGTGCTTCTAGGATGAAGAACGAGTGCATGTCGTTTAGGGATAGTTGTGGGCAAGGAAATGTTGAAGG CTGCATGAGGTCTTTCCAGAAAGTGAAGCGGGAGCATGCTGTCCTGAGGCAGAAACTAGAATCCTATTTTCAG CTGCTAAGACAAGCTGGTCCGGCTGGAGCTGCCACCAGGCCTGTCATGTAA
- the LOC102708860 gene encoding LOW QUALITY PROTEIN: uncharacterized protein LOC102708860 (The sequence of the model RefSeq protein was modified relative to this genomic sequence to represent the inferred CDS: inserted 2 bases in 1 codon): MADRGWILELDMEELQVEEVDDAESSSSSDVDTFLRNNHGDGGSSTSETLTFNMSXVSLPTCDGEVYGAPGRFAFLDGGMVLSLPIFYLQGAVLFPKNNLPIRVVHPRSLATVDNHVDTPCMIGMVDVYRHTDDGHHAIASVGTTAEIHQIKRPDDGSSKVVTRGQHRFRLKDHWIDANDVQWAEVQIIEEDIPQRTLRDAFGQLAANCNFNQRASSVPSFSTSCLRQHDYVDSDTSTSSDHSITDERIYCSSNEDEDIMHEQYWQQHDFLKRNLASRNPVKHGNVIDRDEPCFRSMKSLATRNTSVEQRRQICAAYSPKLALQAPLAFWPRWAYEMYDSYSLARRAAGMMYAWNSVADLWRQIIVNPSMDDYVRNPDILSYHIGSKLPMSGSMIQELLEIDGISYRLQKEIQLLKAFNIIRCKNFMTLNARRSDGSVGAYVKQFDSAQEMMTVYNATGLALRGNPSKAHSLFPGYTWTIALCAAYESNIGWLFRADKTNLLPKSLWGLRDSQISDDTTGHN, from the exons atGGCGGACCGGGGCTGGATCCTGGAGCTGGACATGGAGGAGCTCCAGGTCGAGGAAGTCGACGACGCTGaatcctcttcctcctccgatGTTGACACCTTTCTCAG AAACAATCATGGGGATGGAGGGTCTAGCACTTCTGAAACACTTACATTCAACATGTC GGTTTCTCTGCCAACCTGTGATGGCG AGGTTTATGGTGCCCCAGGCAGATTTGCTTTCTTGGATGGTGGCATGGTTCTCAGTTTACCAATATTTTATCTTCAAG GCGCTGTTTTGTTTCCTAAAAATAACCTTCCGATCAGAGTAGTTCATCCTAGATCTTTGGCAACTGTTGACAATCATGTTGACACTCCATGCATGATAGGTATG GTTGATGTTTACCGACACACTGATGATGGACACCATGCTATTGCTTCAGTTGGGACAACAGCGGAG ATACATCAAATTAAACGTCCGGATGATGGCTCATCAAAAGTTGTCACTCGTGGTCAGCACCGTTTTCGTCTTAAAGACCATTGGATCGATGCTAATGATGTT CAATGGGCTGAAGTCCAAATCATTGAAGAAGATATACCTCAGAGGACTCTAAGAGATGCATTTGGCCAGTTAGCTGCAAATTGTAATTTCAACCAGCGTGCCTCATCGGTACCCAGTTTCAGTACATCTTGTCTCAGACAACATGATTATGTGGATTCTGATACTAGTACTTCAAGTGATCATTCAATAACAGATGAAAGAATATACTGTTCATcaaatgaagatgaagatatCATGCATGAACAGTATTGGCAGCAGCATGATTTTCTGAAAAGAAATTTGGCATCAAGGAATCCAGTCAAGCATGGAAACGTAATAGACAGGGATGAACCTTGCTTCCGTTCCATGAAATCTTTAGCAACAAGAAATACAAGTGTCGAACAACGCAGACAAATCTGTGCTGCTTATAGTCCAAAGCTGGCATTGCAGGCTCCATTGGCATTTTGGCCTCGCTGGGCTTATGAAATGTATGATTCATATTCACTTGCTCGCAGAGCGGCAG GTATGATGTATGCATGGAATTCTGTGGCGGATTTGTGGAGACAAATAATTGTAAATCCAAGCATGGAtgattatgtgagaaatccAGATATTTTGTCATATCATATTGGAAGCAAACTTCCCATGTCAGGGTCTATGATACAAGAATTGCTTGAGATCGATGGGATCTCATATCGGCTACAGAAGGAGATCCAGCTACTCAAGGCCTTTAACATCATAAGATGCAAAAATTTCATg ACTCTTAATGCAAGGCGTAGTGATGGCTCTGTCGGTGCTTATGTCAAGCAGTTCGACAGTGCGCAAGAGATGATGACAGTGTACAATGCAACTGGTCTTGCACTCCGTGGCAATCCTTCCAAAGCTCACAGTTTGTTTCCAGG TTATACATGGACGATCGCACTCTGTGCTGCCTATGAGTCCAACATAGGCTGGCTGTTCAGGGCGGACAAGACGAATTTGCTTCCCAAATCCTTATGGGGGTTACGCGACTCCCAAATTTCAGATGACACAACAGGACATAACTGA